The genomic stretch TTCAATTACCACAGTTATACAACTGCGGATATTTTAAGCCACAAAGAAAAACTGCGACCTTATAATTTTGACTAAAAATTATAACCAAAGTCCAAAAAAATTAGTCCCCGCTATTTTTTCCCTCTTTTCTTTTCGTTTCCCTCTTCTAAATTAAtatcttttataatatttttcaattaaaaaaacatttaaaatataaatacaagttaacctaatttttcCTCTCCCTCCTCTCATGCCTCAATAATCTCCGTCTCCTTCCCTCACTTCCCTCTCTCTCTAAATCGCCGCTTCCTCTCTCCTCTTTCCGGtcactttgaaattcaaatcaaaaaACAAACACCACTTCCTTGCTCCTcgtcgcatgacctttattttACACCGATTTGTATTCCATTTCTCCCAACCTCGCCGCCCGCCACCATCCTTCTGCCTTCGGCCACCACGGCGGAAAATGAAGAATGAAAGTGTTTTTTGTGTTGTCCTTCACATGAGCTCTCCATCGAACACAACAGATCATATTTTCTAGCTATTTGTCGGTGACCTCTATCTCCCCTCTTGACGGTAAGGACTTTCAGCCATCATACTCTATTTTATTCTTCGTCTTGTACTTTTCCTCTTTCCTTGTATTGAGATTTTTGGATTGCTTTGTTATTACAAAATTTCGGCACTATTTTGGGCGAGCCACCACGCCAGATTTGTTCAGGCAGCCGTGAGCATCCTATTCTTCTAGAGTAAGTATCCTTTATTAAATTTTTCTAGTGTTGGTAAACTGTTGTTGAAAACCCTAACTCCTCTTTTTCTCAAGTACAAgtttatgttttgttttgataaatctCCGTTTCTGAGTAGAAGAGGAACAACTCTTTCTTGGTTAAGGAGTTCGGTAACAACACTCAGAGTGTTCAGTTTAGCAGAGAGCCAAACAGTCTCTACAACCTCAACTCCTACAAGTACTCTGGTTAGTAGAAAATAGCTTCCTTTTAATGTTAAATGTGATGTTAATTGGATTCTGTGGAAATAGGAttaagattttgattttgataatgTGAATGTTTTGTTGTGTGATGTATTTGTGATTCTGTTGATTTCTGTGCATGGATCTTAGTTTGTGTTTATGATTTTCTGATAGGTTTGGCCAACAAGAAAACTGTTACTATTCAGCCAGCTGGCAAAGATCAGTCTGTGTTATTGGCGACCACCAAGCCAAGGAAGCAGAACAAACCTTCCACTTTGCTTCACAAATCTGTGATGAAGAAGGAATTCAGGAGGATGGCAAAGGCTGTCCAAAATCaggtaatttgatttttatttgcatgttgttgattttgttatattGTTTTTAGGTGTAGTTCTTTATTTTACAAACTAATTAATGTTATGTAGTGTGTAGTGTTGcaaatatatgaaaattatgtATTTTCTATTGATTGGAGA from Vicia villosa cultivar HV-30 ecotype Madison, WI linkage group LG4, Vvil1.0, whole genome shotgun sequence encodes the following:
- the LOC131598799 gene encoding large ribosomal subunit protein eL28y-like, with translation LSPLLTKRNNSFLVKEFGNNTQSVQFSREPNSLYNLNSYKYSGLANKKTVTIQPAGKDQSVLLATTKPRKQNKPSTLLHKSVMKKEFRRMAKAVQNQAK